One genomic segment of Sminthopsis crassicaudata isolate SCR6 chromosome 2, ASM4859323v1, whole genome shotgun sequence includes these proteins:
- the PTGDS gene encoding prostaglandin-H2 D-isomerase, translating into MMAMGLLWMGLALLQALETQGQAQESHQEIPVQPDFLEDKFVGTWYSVGLASTFPWFLKKKAELMMCKTVLTPEADGTVNFTATFVSNNQCETRTSLLRKTQQPGHYVYKSIKWGSEHNIFVVETNYEEYSLLFTTKTKGNSNFNMATLYSRTKDVRPELKERFITFAKSHGFTDETIVTLPKTDQCIDEN; encoded by the exons ATGATGGCTATGGGCCTCCTGTGGATGGGGCTAGCCTTGCTCCAGGCCCTAGAGACCCAGGGCCAGGCCCAGGAATCCCACCAGGAGATCCCAGTGCAGCCTGACTTCCTAGAGGACAAG TTTGTAGGGACGTGGTACAGCGTGGGACTGGCCTCCACCTTCCCCTGGTTCCTGAAGAAGAAGGCAGAGCTGATGATGTGCAAGACTGTCCTGACTCCAGAAGCTGATGGAACAGTCAACTTCACTGCCACCTTCGTCAG CAACAATCAGTGTGAGACTCGCACCTCCCTCCTGAGGAAGACCCAGCAGCCAGGACACTACGTTTACAAAAGCATCA AGTGGGGGAGCGAACACAACATCTTTGTGGTGGAAACCAACTATGAAGAATACTCCCTGCTGTTTACCACTAAAACCAAAGGCAACAGTAACTTCAACATGGCAACTCTCTACA GCAGGACCAAGGATGTGAGACCTGAGCTGAAGGAGAGGTTCATCACGTTTGCCAAGTCCCATGGCTTCACAGATGAAACCATTGTCACCCTGCCCAAAACTG aTCAGTGTATTGATGAAAACTAA
- the LCN12 gene encoding epididymal-specific lipocalin-12 — MAVRLLWMGLALLGIAQVQAQNRPLIPAPSLNRVPQQINFLPEEFQGTWYVVGVSGNAFRRAEDGQSKMYTTTYQLQGDNSYTVTSRLLRGDRCDTFVRTFVQKGQPGQFTLGNIENYQLQDYIVRVMRTNYNEYALVYFKKTVDSNDYFKITLYGRSEDLRPELKEGFVRLSKSMGLTADNIIFPVKVEECIHVEA, encoded by the exons ATGGCTGTAAGACTCTTATGGATGGGACTTGCCCTGCTTGGAATAGCGCAGGTCCAGGCCCAGAACCGGCCCCTGATCCCTGCTCCAAGCCTGAACAGAGTCCCTCAGCAGATTAACTTCCTACCAGAGGAG TTCCAAGGGACATGGTACGTTGTTGGCGTGTCAGGGAATGCCTTTAGAAGGGCCGAAGATGGTCAGTCCAAGATGTATACCACAACCTACCAACTACAAGGAGACAATAGCTACACAGTCACTTCTAGATTACTCAG GGGTGATCGCTGTGACACATTTGTGAGGACTTTTGTTCAGAAGGGTCAGCCAGGCCAGTTCACCTTGGGCAACATCGAAA ATTATCAATTGCAGGATTACATAGTGAGAGTGATGAGAACCAACTATAATGAGTATGCCTTGGTGTATTTCAAGAAGACCGTGGATAGCAATGACTACTTCAAGATCACTCTATACG GGAGAAGTGAGGATCTGAGACCTGAACTAAAAGAAGGCTTCGTAAGATTATCCAAATCAATGGGACTCACTGCTGACAACATTATTTTCCCAGTAAAAGttg AGGAGTGCATTCATGTTGAGGCCTAA